In Polyangiaceae bacterium, the genomic window TCTTGATGGGCGGCCACTACGTGGAGGCGAAGCTCCACGGCAAGGGCTGTCGCTACGTGACCGCCGGACACGGCGCCGAGTATCACGACTTCACCACCGGCTTTCGCTGCTGCACCAAGGCCGACAAGAGCGCGATCGTCCAGCCGGCCGAGCCGCCGCCCGTGTTGGCTCCGCTGCCGAGCGACGGCGGGGCTCCAGCCGATCCGCCGGGCATGCGCGGCTTCGCCAGCAACACGGGCAAGCTGCCGAAGCTCGTTCCGCCGCCCTACGAGCCGAAGGACGCCAAGTGCCCCGTGGACATGGTCCACGTCGAGGGCCAACGCTGCTCGGAGCCGAAGCAGTTCTGCAGGCGCTGGCTGCCGCGACTGAGCGTCGGCCAGAAGATCGCCTGCGCGGAGTTCGCCGAGCCGAGCGAGTGCCAAGGGTCGCGGCGCAAGATGAGCTACTGCATCGACCAGTACGAATTCACGCCGCCCGGGTACACCCACCCTTTGACCCACGTGAGCTACGGCGAGGCGCAGAACCTCTGCTTGGCGATGGACAAGCGCTTGTGCTTCGAGGACGAATGGGAGTTCGCCTGCGAAGGCCCGGAGGCGTTGCCTTACCCCTACGGCTACGTGCGCGACGGCAAGCGCTGCAACCACGACTTTCCCGAGGAGCAGCTGGTCACCGGGCCCGATCAGTTCATCGACCGGCGGGTGCCGAGGGACGCGCTGCCGGAGTGCAAGAGCCCGTTCGGGGTGTTCAACCTGGTCGGCAACGTGGACGAGTGGACGAGCCGCTACAACCAACCGGCGGGCAAGCGCGCCATCCTGCGGGGTGGCTGGTGGCTCATCGGGCGCAACCGTTGCCGGGCCGCGACCGCGAATCACGGCGAGCGCTACGCGGGCGTGCAGACGGGCTTCCGTTGCTGCAAGGCCAGCCGCGGGGCAAACTAGTCGGCATGACGTCTCGCTGGATCTGGCTGTCGGGCTGGCTCTGGGTGGTCGGCTGCGGCGGCGAGTCGACGACCGATGGCAGCGGGGGCGGGGGCTCCGGCGCGAGCTCCGGCAACGGCGGCTCCGGCGCGACCGATGGCGGAACGGGAGGGAGCGCGGCCGGCGGCTCCGGCGGTGCGCTCGGGGGCGCGCCCGGTGGCGGCGGGGCGCCATGCAGCGCGCTCGCTCAAGCCTACGACGAGCAGCTCGCGCTGGCGAAGGGCTGCAACCCAGTCTTCTCGAGCGAGCAGTGCACGCTCCAGATCGCCGACGCGCTCGCGTGCCCGTGCGGGCCTACCTTCGTGAATCCCGACAACGGGGCAGCGCTCGCGACGTTGAACGAGCTCTCCGTCCAGTGGAACGCGCAGAAGTGCTCGGAAGGCATCAACTGCCCGGCCATCGCCTGCGAGCCGCCGGTGTTCGGGGCCTGCGAGGTGGACGCCTCGACCGGTCAGGCGAGCTGCCAGGACATGTTCAAGAACGGCGGCTGAGAGTACACTCTCACGGATGCGTGGCCTCCGTCGGCTGGGCTCTCTCGTGCTCCTGGTTCCGTGGTCGTGGTCGTGCGCGACCGAAAGCGGCGAGGAGTCCGGCGTCGGCGGCGCGTCGGGCTGCGTCCCTGGCAAGGTGGAGGAGTGCGCGTGCCCCGGCGGCGGGCCCAAGGGCACCCAGAGCTGCAACGCCAGCGGCACCTCGTTCGGCGAGTGCACCGGCTGCGGGAGCGGTAGCGGCGGCGGCGCCGGTTGGCCCGGCAGCGGGGGCGCTGGCGGCAGCGGCGCGACGGGCGGAGCGGGCGGTGGCAGCGGCGGCGCCAGCGGGGGTGGCGGTGGCAGCGGCGGTAGCGGTGGCGCGAGCTGCCCGGCCAATCACTGCACGAACGGCAGCCTCGACTGCGACGAGAAGAAGGTGGACTGCGGCGGCACGGGCTGTCCCGCCTGCCCCTACGAGGTCGCTGACTGCGTCGAGTCGCCCAAGAACGGCAACGAGATCTGCGACGACCAGGCGTTCCAGGTCAGCGCGCCCGGCAACTACCTCTTGGTCTGTCTGAACCACGCGGGCGGCACCATCTACGTGGCCAGCAACACCGGGCCGAAGATGACCGACGGCATCTCGCGCTGTCAGGGCTGGGAGACGAACGGCCAGAACGCCTGGGACCATCTTCAGTACATCCAGAAGCTCGTCTGCGACTCCGATCAGAAACAGCTGGCGGTGGACCTCACGAGCTACGTCGGACAGAACCTCTGGATGGGCGCTCATGACGCCCCTGCCGGCGGCGGGCACAACACGCAGTCTTGCCTGGTGAAGAAATGAACGAGCTGGCCGTCAACGTGCTGGTGAACGTGCGGGGCAAGGACGTACCGCTCGATCAGGTGAGGGATGCGGCCATCGTCAAGGCCTTCCGGCAGCTGGCGGACGACGTGGGGAAGAAGCTCGCCAGAGTGAGCTGCCCGACACACAAGAAGGGTCCGACTCAGGTCAGGCTCGTGGTGGACAAGAGCGGCAACGCCGACCTTCGCTACGAGTCCTGCTGTCTCGCTTTACGCGATGCGGTGGGGAAGCAGCTAGGATGAGAGAGGGACGCATGGAAGCCGACAAACTGCACTACCTGAAGATCCCGAACGCGGAGGGCGGGCGCGCCGAAGGCGTGCGGATGGTCTACGTGCTCGCGGGCAAGCCGTGGATCGACGTCTTCGCCAGCTTCGAGACGGCGCGAGCGGTCGTTGAGGGCAAGAACCCGTTCAAGCAGTATCCCTTCGTGGAGACGCCGAGCGGCGAGCACATCTACCAGACGCTGGCGATCATGCACCACGTCGGGCAAGGCACCTCGGCCTGGCCCGCGGATCCGGAGGCGCTGACCCGGGCGCTCTCGGTGGCCATGGGCGGCTACGATCTCTACCAGGCGTTCGGCGCGTTCCCGGCGGACGACGTCGTGGCCAAGCAGAAGTTCGAGGAGCGCCGCTTGCCGCAGTACTTCGGCGCGCTGGACGAGATCTACCGGACCCGGGATTTCGCGGCCGGCAAGTCTCCCTGCTTCGCCGACTGCATCGTGCGCGAGGCGGTCTGGTGGTGCGCGCGCCGGAACGACGCCGCGCGTGCCCTGTTCGAAGAGAAACAGTGGCTCTCGGCCTTCAAGCGCCGCTTCGACGCGCTGCCCGAGATCGCGGCTTTCCTCGCGAAGCAGGCCGCGGCTCGTGTCCAAGACGACTCGCTCTAGTCTCTGGCAAGACTGCCCAAGTCGAGTCTAGTGCCGCCACTCGCGGTGGCTCGCGTGGCTCGCGGTCTCGACAGCAGGCAGCTCGGTCCCGTACGCCTTCTGGTAGAAGCGCGCGGCGGCGCCGCGGAGCTCGGCCGGCGGCACGTCGAGGACGGCCCTCCAGAGCTTGGCGAAACGCTCCGGTCGGATCACGCCGCGGCCGATCAGGGCGTCCGGGTCCAGGCCGAGCTCCAGGGCTAGTCCGCGGAAGGTGGCCAAGGCCGCGTGCCAGTAGGTGCCACCGCGCCCCACGAACACGTGGCGCGAGAGCAGCACCAGCTCGAGCACCGGCGAGTGCGTGCTGGCGATGATGCTGGCCAGGTAGGCTGACAGCTCCTCCCGGGCCCGGGCGCGCAGCGAGCCCTCGGGCGCGTCGAGCGGATCTTCGACGCCGAGCTGCTTGCACAAGAGCTCAGGGATCGGGATGAGGCCCCGGGCGAAGTCCAGACGGTGCTGCACCTCGTGGCGCTCGACGGAGGCGACGTAGAAGTTGCGCAACCTGAGGAACGCAGCCCGAGGCCCCGGCTCGAGCAGCTCGGCGTGCAGGTCGTCCCACTCGCCGAGCTGCGCGCGCGGGACGCGCAGCGAGAGGTCCGCCGAGTAGTCCGCCTCGGGTACTAGCCGCTCCGGAATGCGCAGCACGTGCCCGAGCCCTGCCAGATCTCTGCGCCAGCTCTGCACCAGCGCGCGGCGCCGCGCCAGCAGCTCGCCCACGCGGCGCACGGCCGGATCGCGCCCCTCTTGCGTGGCGACGAAGTAGCCGCGCAGGAGCTCGCCAGCGCGGGTGTTGACGCTCTTCACCCAATCGCCGCCCCGCGCGTCCGCCTCGAGCTCGGTCGCTTCGTCCACAAGGCTCATCGGCTCGGCGTCGGGGAGCGCGGGGAGCACGTAGCGCACCAGATCGCCCTCGACCTGATCGAGCAGGACCGTCGCTGCCGGCAAACTCGGCCGCGTGTAGCCGGTGTAGCCCTGCACCAGGTTCAGCCGATCGAGCCGCCACAGGTGGACCACACGGTGCGTTTGGTCCCCGCTCTTCACCCACACCTCGCGCTCGACGTAGAACCCGAGCAACGCGGCGCGCGCCCCGGTCGGGCCCGGCAACACGTCGGTGTCCACGAAGTAGGGGTGCTTCGAGTCGGCCAGGGCGCGGTTCAGCGCGCCAGCGGCCAACGTCAGACGGTTGCCGGACTCCTCGAGCTGCTCCGCCCCCGAGCTGGCGTTCAGCTGCGCGGCGGCGTCGAAGAGCTCGCCCAGGCGAGCGGTCGCGTCCCCACCTAGCGTCTTCTGCACGGCGGGGCCGGTGGCCTGTCCCCTGGCGCGCTCGGCGGCCGCGCGGTCGCCGCGCGACGCCGCGATCACGAAGGCCGTCATGTGCTCGGAGAGCGCGCGGCCTTCGGCGCTCTGCCGCGGGTCGAAGGGGCGGCTGAGGCGCCAGGCGAGGAGAGCCCCGCCGAGGGACAAGCAGGCGAGCGCGACCACGCTCAGCGTGAGCCAAGGCCCGCGCCGCGGCGGGACCAGCTGCGCTCCGAGCGCCTCCTGCTCCGCGCGCACTGCCTCGACGTCGTCGTAGTCCGCCTCCGGCGCGCCGCTGGCCACGTTCAGGAAGGCGATGCGGCACAGGTGGACCGGGTCGTGGACGTTGGTGCCGAGGTGCGCGCGGTCGAGGGCCGCGGAGAGCAGCCTCTGGGCGCGCCAGCGGATCAGCGGGTCGAAGCGCGCGAGCTCACGTTTGCCGAGCTCCGGGCGGCCGCCGGCGATGGCCGCGGCGAGCGCGGTGAGCGTAGCGCGCCGGACGCGGGACATGGCTCAACGCGAGCGCCGTGGCGCGCGGCTCGGCCGCTCGCGCGGGCCGCGCGCCGGCCAGGCGCTGACCAGCTTCAGCGGCGGGAGCTCGCGTGGGTCGAGGGACGGATCCGAGGACTGCGAGGTCCACCTCGGCGACGTCTCTTGTCCCCACCACTTCAGGCTCAGGTGGATGTGGTGGTGGTGGTACGGCCAGCCGCTGCCGTAGGCGACGTGCCCGGCGAACGCCGAGACCTCTTCGCTGGTGAGCCTCTTCGGATCGCCGGCGGGCAGGGCGCCGAGATCGCTGGCCGCCTGCTCGATCAGCGGGCCGAGCACCTGATCGACGCCGATCACGCGGGTGCGCGGGTTGGAGATGAGCTTCGCCATGAAGAAAGCCTGCCGCGGCAGGTCCACGACGTGCTTGGTCTTGGCCGCGTCGGAGCAATAGCCGTCGGCGTGGACCGAGCCGTCGCCGCAGACGATCTCGGCGTGGTTGTCGCCGTCGGTCTGGAAGTAGGCGAGGTCCTGGTTGCCGCCCTGATCGTGGGTGGACGCGGGGTGGCGCGGATCGTCGACGTCGTAGCCCGGGGTGATGCCGTTCTTCTGGCAGGTGTCGATGAGGCCTAGCGGACCCGTGCCGGGGAACGCCTTGGCGGTCTCTGCCAGCGCCCAGCGCACCAGCATCACCAGCTCGCGGCGCGCGAAGCGGTAGTTCGAATAGGTGTCCCAGACGTAGTTGTCCTCGCCTTTTCCGCTCTTCGGATCGGGGAAGGGGAAGGGGATGAGCCCCGCGCCGTTCGGCTGCTCGCCCACGCACTCGGCGAAGCTGAACGAGTCCAGGCAGGTCTTGCCGTCCTGATAGGCGAATTCGTCCACGTGCAGGCTGTAGGTGTTCTCGGCGCCCATGTTGCCCACCACGCGCAGCAGGTACTTGTCGCCGCCCGCCTCCGACCAGAAGCCGTAGTACTCGGTGTCGGTCTCGGAGCTGCGATCGCCGTAGGGGTAGAGGGCGCCGACGCGGGAGCCGACGACCTTGCCAGCGCTGTCGTACACCACCAGATCCAGATCACCGGCGGCGTTCGCGAACTCGATGCCGACGCGCAGCACCTTGCCCTTCGGCACCGTGACCTCCCACCAGTCCTCGTCGCCTTTGCAGGCGAAGAGGCCTTTGGTCACGCCGGCCGGCGCGGGTTTGGCGGCGGCTTGGGAGTCGTTGTCCTCGAGCGTGTCGTCCTTGCCGTCGCAGACGAAGAGCTCGGTGCTGCAAGCGCCGGCGTTGCACCAGCTGTCCTTCGGGCACCAGCCGGTGGGGTTTTCGGGGGTACAGGCGACGTCCTCGGGGATACACTCGTCGCTCAGGCAGACCAGGCCGCTCGGGCACGCCGCCGCGGCGTCGCAACCGGCGCGGCAGTAGGTCGCGGTCTCGTCCTCGGTCTTCGCGCACCAGTAGCCGGCGCGGCAGTCGAGATCCATGCCGCAGCCCTGCACGCACACGCCGCTGCCGTCGCTCGCCACCGGCTGGCACGAGCCCTGCCCGCACTCGCTCGAGTCCGCGCAGCCGAAGGCCAGGCAGTAGCCGCCGATCCAGCCGCTGGGGTCGCTCGAGCCGTCGTAGCAGGAAGCGTTCACGCTGCTGCACTCGCTGTCGTCACCGCACTTCGCGCCGGGCTCGCCCGCCGGGGGCTCGAACAGCTCGCAGAAAGTTCCGCCGGCCTTGTCGCAGCCCTTGCCCTTGAGCGGCGCGCACACGCCGTGACGATCGATGGCACCCCCGCTGCAAGCCGCAGCGTCGAGCTGGGGCAGGCAGAAGCCGTTGCCGCCGAGGACGGTCGATTCGTAGCAGAGCGCGCCGGGGTCACAGCCGTCGGCGGCGCCGGGCGCGGAGCAAGGAGCCGTCGCGCGGGTCACGCACACACCGTGCAAGCACACGCCGGGATGCGGCTCGCTACCCAGGCACTCCGCGTTCGAGAGGCAGGGGCTGCCCGGTGGTTTCGGCGCCGCCGCTTCGCTGCCCGTGTCGGTGCCAGCGTCGTCGTGCGGCTGGCTCTCGCCGCCGTCGTCGGAGCTGCACGCCGGGGCGACGCCGAGCAGGCAAGAGAAGGAGCCCAGAGCCAGGAGCGAGAGCGCGCGGAAGGTCATGCGGGCGCGGAGGGTGCCACGGCTCGGCCCGCTTGCCAGCGCCGGAATGGAGCACGGCGAAATGGCGAAATAATTCTCGCCTGGGCGCTCGTGCGGCCTGCGAGGTCACTTCCGAGCGAACTGCTTCAGCCGCTCCATCGCGGGCTTCTGGCCAAAGCGCTCGGCCCAGTCGCGGGCCGTGCGCCCGGCGTAGTCCGTGTCGCGGGGCTTGGCGCCGCGAGCGATCAGCACGTCGAGGGCCGCGGTGTGGCCGAAGGCGGCAGCGACCATCAAGGCGGTGGTGCCGGCGGCGGTCGGCCGGGCGTGCGGCGCGTAGCGTGAGCTCGGATCCGCGCCCTTCGCGAGCAGTGTCCAGGTGACCTCGCCGTGCCCGAAGGTGGCGGTGTGGGCGGGCCAGATCGTGGCGCGCGGATCGGTGTGGTCGGGATCGCCCAGGAAGGCGTGGACCGCGGGGTGTCCGGCGGCGGCGGCGATGAAGATCGGCGCCGCGCCCTGACTGTCGGGGGCGTTCGGGTTCGCGCCGGCCTCGAGCAGGGCCAGGGCGACGTCGTTCGAGCCCGCCGCTGTCGCCAGGCAGAGCGCGTCGGGCGTGATCAGCGCACCGGCGGCCATCAGCTCGCGTGCGCGCGAGAGATCCCCCAGAGCCGCCGCTTCTTCCAGCGCCGCGGCCTGGGAGCCTCGAGCTGCCCCCTCGTTGGACATCGCACCATCATGCTAGCGCGGGGCCCTCCTGCTGGCCGAGAGAGCTGCATTCTGACAAGCTCGGGCTCATGCGCGCTCGAGCGTGGGTCCTGGTCTTCCTGGTGATCGGCTGCGGGGGCGGTGACGGCGGCGGATCCGCGAGCGGGACCGGTGGCGCCGGCGGCCAGAGCACCGGCGGCCAGAGCACCGGCGGCCAGAGCACCGGCGGGTCCGGAGGTCAGGGCGCCGGCGGGGCCGGGGGCACCAGCGCCGGCGGCTCCAGTGGGGGCTCGTGCGCTGAGGCGCCGCACACCGGCGAGGCGACCTACTACGCCGCCACCGGCGACGGGAACTGCATGTTCGGGCCGTCGCCGAACGACCTGATGGTCGGCGCGATGAACCAGGCCGACTATCTGGCCTCGGGCAGCTGCGGCCGCTGCGCCGCCATCCAGGGTCCGAGCGGTTCGGTCACCGTCCGCATCGTGGACCGGTGCCCGGAGTGCAAGCCAGGTGACATCGATCTATCGCCCCAGGCCTTCGAGAAGATCGCCGCGCTCCCCCTGGGACGCGTGGACATCAGCTGGACTTACGTGCCCTGCGCGGTCACGGGCCCGCTGCGCTACCGCTTCAAGGAGGGCAGCAACCAGTGGTGGACCGCGGTGCAAGTCCGCAACCACCGCCACGGCATCGCGAAGCTCGAGTACGAGAAGGGCGGAAGCTTCGTGGAGGTGAAGCGCGAGGACTACAACTACTTCGTCGAGCCGGCGGGCATGGGCCCCGGGCCGTACACGTTCCGCGTCACCGACGTGTACGGGCACTCGGTCACCGACACCGGCGTCGCCCACGTCGAGGCGAGCGAGGTCAGCGGCGCCGCGCAGCTCCCCGACTGCCCATGAGCATCGAAGCCCTGGCCGAGCTCTTGCGCGGCCGGCGAGTGCTCGCGCTGACGGGCGCGGGTTGCAGCACGGAGAGCGGCATCCCGGACTACCGCGGCGAGGGCCGGCGCGCGCGGCCGGCCACGCCGGTTCAGTACCAGGCGTTCACGAAAGATCCGGCGGTGCGCCGCCGCTACTGGGCGCGCAGCCTGGCCGGCTGGGCGCGCTTCTCGCGGGCGGAGCCGAACGCCGCGCACGTCGCGCTGGCGGAGCTCGAGCGCGCCGGGCGCTGGGCGGGGCTGATCACGCAGAACGTCGACCGGCTGCACCACGCCGCCGGCAGTCGCGACGTCATCGAGCTGCACGGGGCCCTCGAGCGCGTGCGCTGCCTCGGCTGTGGGGCGCTCGAGCCGCGGGTGGCGCTCCAGGCCCGCCTGCTCGCGGCGAATCCCGGCTGGGAGCCGGCCCCCGGAGCGGCGATGCCCGACGGCGACGCGGAGCTGGAAGGGGAGATCTCCGTCGTGGACTGCGTTGCCTGTGGCGGCGTGCTCAAGCCCGATGTGGTGTTCTTCGGCGAGAACGTGCCCCGCGCGACGGTGGACGAGGCCTACGCCAAGGTCTCGAGCGCGGAGGCGCTGCTCGTCGTGGGCTCTTCGCTCACGGTGTTCAGCGGCTACCGCTTCGTGCGGCGCGCGGCGGAGCGCGGCATCCCCATCGCCATCGTGAACCTGGGACCGACTCGGGCAGACCACCTGGCCACCCAGAAGCTCGAGGCGCGCGCGGGTCAAACGCTGCCCCGGCTCGTGCAAAGCTTGACCTGAAGGAGATCTCGCCGCATTCCTTCGGCACCGCATGGGCGCAATCGAGCATCCCCAGTTCTCGGATCTCCCCGTCGAGAACACCAACCTCACGGCGTTCCTGCCGCTCCGCCCGCCGCGCGTGGTCAAGGCCGAGCTCGCGGCCTCGGTCCAGGTGAGCGAGCTGGTGCTGGCGGCACGCCAGGAGATCCGCGACGTCATCTTCGGACGCGACCGCGAGCGTACCCTGGTCATCGTCGGCCCGTGCTCCATCCACGATCCGGACGCCGCCGTCGAGTACGCGTACCGGCTCGCCAAGGTGCGCGAAGCGACGCGCGATCGCCTCGTCCTGATCATGCGCGCGTATTTCGAGAAGCCGCGCACGACGCTGGGCTGGAAGGGCCTGATCAACGATCCTCACTTGGACGGGAGTTGCGACATCGGTACGGGCCTCGTGCGGGCGCGCCAGACGCTGCTCTCCATCAACGCCCTGGGCGTGCCCTGCGGCAGCGAGGTGCTCGACCCCATCACCCCGCAGTACGTGGCAGACCTGCTGTCCTGGGCCTCAATCGGCGCGCGCACCACGGAGAGTCAGACGCACCGCGAGATGGCGAGCGGGCTCAGCATGCCCATCGGCTTCAAGAACGGCACCGACGGCAGCCTCGACGCCTGCGTCAACGCGCTGATCTCCGCCGGACACTCGCATCACTTCTTGGGCATCAACTCCGAGGGCGTCACAAGCGTGGTGCAGACGCGCGGCAACCCCGACCGCCACGTCGTCTTGCGAGGTGGCACCAAGCCCAACTACTCACCAGAGGACGTGCGCGAAGCGGCCGCGCGTGTCGTCGCCGCCGATCCGCGGCTGGTGCGCCCGATCATGGTGGACACGTCGCACGGCAACTCGATGCGCGACTGGCGCCGTCAGCCCGAGGTGTGCCGCGCCGTGCTCGAGGAGATGCGGGGCGGCCAGAGAGCCTTGATGGGCTTCTTGATCGAGAGCAACCTGGTGGAGGGCCGGCAGGACTGGAAGCAGGGCGCGACGCTCGCGCGCGGCGTGTCCATCACCGATGGCTGCCTGGGCTGGGAGGCGACGGAAGCGCTGCTCTACGAAATCGCCGGGCGCTAACAAGCGCCGCAGACCGAGCACGCATCCGGGCAGCAGTCGCCGGCCAGCGAGCAACCCTGGTCGCACCAGCAGCCCTTCGGCGAGCTCGTGCCGCAGTAGCCCTGGCAGCACGACGTGCCCGGGCAGTTGCCCGGATCGGGGTTCGTGCCGCCGCACTCGCGCTTGTAGACGCCGCTCGGATCGGAGCCCGTGAAGCCCGTGCCGCCGCAGGAGTAGAACTTGTTCACGGGATCCCAGCCGCAGGGGTTGCCTTGGCAGGAGCCTGGCCCGCCCTGGAGCTTGCCGCACTCCCAGTAGTAGATCTCGTTGTTCGAGCCGCAGCAGCCGACCAGGCCGTGGGCCTCGCCGCAGGTCTTGGGGATGATGTTGCCGCTCGTGCCGCCGGTCGCGCCCGAGCCGCCGGTCGCGCCCGAGCCGCCGGTCGCGCCCGAGCCGCCGGTCGCGCCCGAGCCGCCGCTGCCGCTCGCGCCGCCGCTGGAGGAGCCCGCGGCGCCGCCGCTAGGGAAGCCAGCGGCGCCGCCCGTCGCGCTCGAGCCACCGCTGCTCTTGTAGCCGCCGACTCCTGCGTCCGGGAGCCCCCCGCCGAGGTCGGCCTCGCCGGTCGCGCACGCTACAATCGAGAGGAGCACCAGGCCGGAGCACACGCTGAGGACTCGCCGCGCCATCACCCTGGGAGCCTAGCAGAGAAGCGCCCCTCTGCGACGACCGGGGAACCATCGACTCGCCGGAGCTGTCCTGGTACGAGCCGTGCCATGAGATTCCTCGCGTTCTCGCTGCTCCTCCCTGCGCTCGGGTTCGCCTCGGGCTGCCAGACCAGCGCCCAGAGCTCCGCTCCCGCGTCGGTCTTGCCGCTGCGCTCGCTCAAGCTCTACGAGACCGGCGTCGGCTACTTCGAACGCTCCGGGACGCTGGCCCGCGGCGAGAGCACGACGCTGCCGGTCCCAACCGGGCACCTCGACGACGCGCTCAAGACGCTGGTCGTGGCCGGCAGCGCCGGCGGCGTGACGCTGACCGGCGTCGAGTTCTCGAGCAGCTTGAGCCGGGGCATGGCGCGGGCGCTGGCGGGGCTGCCTCCGGGCGCCGAGGAGCCGATGACCTATCGCACGCTCTTGCTCTCGCTCAAGGGCGCTGAGGTGGAGGTGCGCACCTCGGGCAAGAAGTCGGAGACGCTCGTGGGACGGCTGATCGACGTGCTCGAACCGGCGCCCGGCCCGGCCGCCCCGCCCCCCGAGCCGGACGAAGGCGACAAGAAACGGCGTGACAAGTCCGAGGAGCCCGAGGCGAAGAAGCCGGAGCTCACGCTGCTCCTGGTCACCAAGGAAGGTGAGCTCCAGAAGCTCGACACGGCAGGTGTCGCCAGCGTGCGCCCGACGGATCCGAGCTACTCGACGCGCTTCGGCGCGGCGCTCGACGCGCTCTCGGTGCGCGCGGCTCAGAACCAGCGCTCGCTGCGCCTGCTCGCCCAGAGCGACAAGCCCATCACGCTGGGCTACCTGGCCGAGGCGCCGATCTGGCGCACCACCTATCGCTTGGTGATCGCCGACGGCGGGGAGCGCGGCACGCTCCAGGGCTGGGCGTTGATCCACAACGACACCGAAGAGAGCTGGGCCAAGGTCACGGTCGAGCTGGTGAACGGTCAGCCGGATTCCTTCCTGTTTCCGCTGGCCGCTCCACGCTACGGGCGGCGCGAGCTCGCGGAGCCGGAGGAGCGGCTCGCCACGGTGCCTCAGCTGCTCGACACCACCGTGGACCAGATCTGGGGCGACAACCTGGAAGAGGGCATCACCACCCACGGCTCGGGGACCGGCACCGGCCAAGGCTTCGGCTCCGGCCACGGCAGGCTCGGCGGCAGCCACAAGACTCGAGCGCCGAGCGTGCGCATGGGCGCGACGATCTCGAGCAGCGAGGCGCTCAGCGTGGGCAACCTCGCGTCCATCGCCCCCGCGGAGGGCGTCGAGGCCGGCGCGCTGTTCAGCTACAAGCTGGCCCAGCCCCTGGATCTACGCGCGCACGGTTCGGCGCTGGTGCCGTTCCTGCAGTCGTCCGTGGTCACGCGGCGCATCAGCTGGTTCTCCGGACCAGGGACCGCGGCCCGCAGCTCGATCCGCTTCGTGAACGCCACCCGCCAGACGCTGCCGGCGGGGCCAATCGCGCTCTACGAAGCCGGAGGATTCGCGGGGGAGGCGGGGCTCGCTCGGCTCAAGCCCACGGAGCGCGCGTTCCTGCAGTTCGGCGTCGACCTCGACGTCGAGCTCGAAAGCCTGAAGAGCGAGGCGAGCGAAGCGACCCAGCGAGTGACGTTCAAGAAGGGGCGCCTGGTCGAGGACTTCTTCAAGAACAGCGTGCACACCTACGAGCTGAAGAACCGCTCGCGCTCGGTGCGCACCGTGTACCTCTCCCTGAACATCGTGGACAACTCCAAGGTCGAGGGGGCCGACGAGCTCGACTACGACGTGCACGACAAGAAGCCGCTGGCGGTGTTCAAGGCCGAGCCCGGCAAGAAGCTGGAGCGCACGCTGAAGGTCCAGGAAGGGCTCCAGCGCTCGACGGGTGTCGATTCACTGACCGCCATGCGTCTGACCGAGCTCGCGGCGCTGGAGGCGCTGCCGGCGCCGGATCGCGCCGCGCTGAAGGAGGCCGCTACTCGCCTGGAAGAGGCCGAAGCGCGCGGCAAGGAGCGGGACGAGATCCAGGCCGCCATCGACGAGGTGACCGAAGATCTGAAGCGCCTGCGCGAGCACCTGGCGGCCCTCGGCGACAAGAGCGGGCAAGGCGCCAACGCGAACCCGCTGGTCAAGCGCATCCTCGACGCCGAGGACAAGCTCACGGCGCTGCGCGCGAAGCTGAAGAC contains:
- a CDS encoding glutathione S-transferase family protein, with the protein product MEADKLHYLKIPNAEGGRAEGVRMVYVLAGKPWIDVFASFETARAVVEGKNPFKQYPFVETPSGEHIYQTLAIMHHVGQGTSAWPADPEALTRALSVAMGGYDLYQAFGAFPADDVVAKQKFEERRLPQYFGALDEIYRTRDFAAGKSPCFADCIVREAVWWCARRNDAARALFEEKQWLSAFKRRFDALPEIAAFLAKQAAARVQDDSL
- a CDS encoding 3-deoxy-7-phosphoheptulonate synthase; amino-acid sequence: MGAIEHPQFSDLPVENTNLTAFLPLRPPRVVKAELAASVQVSELVLAARQEIRDVIFGRDRERTLVIVGPCSIHDPDAAVEYAYRLAKVREATRDRLVLIMRAYFEKPRTTLGWKGLINDPHLDGSCDIGTGLVRARQTLLSINALGVPCGSEVLDPITPQYVADLLSWASIGARTTESQTHREMASGLSMPIGFKNGTDGSLDACVNALISAGHSHHFLGINSEGVTSVVQTRGNPDRHVVLRGGTKPNYSPEDVREAAARVVAADPRLVRPIMVDTSHGNSMRDWRRQPEVCRAVLEEMRGGQRALMGFLIESNLVEGRQDWKQGATLARGVSITDGCLGWEATEALLYEIAGR
- a CDS encoding NAD-dependent protein deacetylase, which gives rise to MSIEALAELLRGRRVLALTGAGCSTESGIPDYRGEGRRARPATPVQYQAFTKDPAVRRRYWARSLAGWARFSRAEPNAAHVALAELERAGRWAGLITQNVDRLHHAAGSRDVIELHGALERVRCLGCGALEPRVALQARLLAANPGWEPAPGAAMPDGDAELEGEISVVDCVACGGVLKPDVVFFGENVPRATVDEAYAKVSSAEALLVVGSSLTVFSGYRFVRRAAERGIPIAIVNLGPTRADHLATQKLEARAGQTLPRLVQSLT
- a CDS encoding ankyrin repeat domain-containing protein, whose product is MSNEGAARGSQAAALEEAAALGDLSRARELMAAGALITPDALCLATAAGSNDVALALLEAGANPNAPDSQGAAPIFIAAAAGHPAVHAFLGDPDHTDPRATIWPAHTATFGHGEVTWTLLAKGADPSSRYAPHARPTAAGTTALMVAAAFGHTAALDVLIARGAKPRDTDYAGRTARDWAERFGQKPAMERLKQFARK
- a CDS encoding SUMF1/EgtB/PvdO family nonheme iron enzyme, which produces MSRRACWLLLLLAACGKKPEAPAPAPSASAGAASVPDAAPAVAAEPDAQAPPAQKQPCPEGMALIDGRFCIDRWEASTRGPDGREHSPHHAVGPLKVRAESRSGVLPQAYISAEEGDAACRRAGKYLCTTQEWQDACMGVKRPYRVYPYGMEYEKGACNVARRLHPVVRIHGKYQHDSVILNDPKLNQLDETVAKTGEFADCVTPEGVFDLQGNLLEWTQGDKKALLMGGHYVEAKLHGKGCRYVTAGHGAEYHDFTTGFRCCTKADKSAIVQPAEPPPVLAPLPSDGGAPADPPGMRGFASNTGKLPKLVPPPYEPKDAKCPVDMVHVEGQRCSEPKQFCRRWLPRLSVGQKIACAEFAEPSECQGSRRKMSYCIDQYEFTPPGYTHPLTHVSYGEAQNLCLAMDKRLCFEDEWEFACEGPEALPYPYGYVRDGKRCNHDFPEEQLVTGPDQFIDRRVPRDALPECKSPFGVFNLVGNVDEWTSRYNQPAGKRAILRGGWWLIGRNRCRAATANHGERYAGVQTGFRCCKASRGAN